Part of the Paludisphaera borealis genome, ATGATGATCGGTCTATCCAAGCATTTTCCCAAGATGATGCGGGAGCTGATCGCCGGCAACTACCACGCGCGGACGAGCATGCGCGGCCGCGAGATCGCCGGCAAGACGCTCGGGATCGTCGGCTTCGGGCGGATCGGACGTAAGCTGGCGGAGATCGCCCATCTGGGGTTCGGCATGAAGGTGATTTATCACGACGTCGTTCCCGCTCCGGAAGACGTCGAGCTTCGCGCCGCGGCCCGGCGCGTCGAGTTCGACGAGCTGCTCCGCACGGCCGACTATATCTCGATGCACGTCCCGCTCGACGCGACGACGCGGAGGATGATGAACCGCCAGGCGCTCGCCCAGGTTCAGACGGGCTGCATCCTGATCAACACCAGCCGAGGGCCGGTCGTCGACGAGGAAGCCGTGGCCGACGCCCTCGACGCGGGACTGCTCTGGGGATACGGCGGCGATGTCTTCGACGTGGAGCCGCCCCCCCTCGATCACCCCTTGATCTGCCGTCCGGACGTCATGCTCACGCCCCATAGCGCGGCCCAGACCGAGGAAGGGCTCAAGAACATGGCGACGGGAGTCGCCCGCGACGTGTTGGCCGTTCTATCCGGACACACCCCGGAATTCCCTGTCAACGATCCGCTCGAAGTCGAGCGGGTGCGCAAAGAACTGGGCCTTGAACCGCTCTATCGATCGATGCTGTAGAGCGCGGGGAGCGGTCGAACCCCTTCTCCCCTTGCGGGAGAAGGTGCCGCGCAGCGGCGGATGAGGGGTATTCGATCGCCGAGGCGTTGGGCGAACCCCTGTTACGTCCACCCCTCATTCGGCCTTCGGCCACCTTCTCCCGCAAGGGGAGAAGGTATGCTCGCGACAGCCAATCTTGATGGCTGTCAGAGGCTTCAACGACTATTCGCCTGGGCGACGTTCGTTTCCCCATGCGCTTTACCCAGCGCCTTGGTGAGGAAGTCCTGGAACACGGCCGGCTCGTTGTAGCCGCCCAGCGAGCCGAGGATTTTGCCGTCCGGGGCGATGATGACGTAGAACGGGTTCGTCTGCTCGGCCGCGAGGTCGAGCTGGCGATCCTGGTTCTTGCGGGCCAGGTCCTCGCGCTGGTCGGCCGTCAGCGAGGCGATCGGCACGAAGTCGGTGTAGAGCTGGACCGTGACGAATTCCTTGAGCAGCTTGACGACGTCCGGTCGCGGCAGCACCCGCCGTTCCATCAACCGGCAATTGGCGCAGTTGACGCCGGTGAAGTCGATCAGGATCGGCTGCTTCCGGGTCTTGGCTTCCTCCTTGGCCAGATCGAGGCTCATTCCCCAGATCACGCCGTGGAGTTTCTTCTCTTCCCGTTCCGCCTGGACAGGGTCGGTCGACGTCGCCTTGACCTCGCGAGCGGACTCGCCGCCGGCGGCGAGGAGCGGGACATCCGGCGCCGAAAACTCCGACGAGTCCGGCGGCAGGATGCCCACGATCAGGCGGTCCCAGATGAGGCCCTGCGGCGGCTTGTTGAAAAGGGCGGGGGCCATGTAGAGTCCCAGCCCCAGGAACATGCAGCCGAAGATGATCCGGCCGGGGCCGACTTTCACCTCGTCGTAGTCATGATCGGTGCGGAACAGACCCAGCAGATAGATTCCGCAAACCACCGAGAGGATGATCCAGGCGGTGAGCACGAACTGGGCGTCGAACCAGGCGTTCTCCGGCGTGACGTAGGCCAGTTCGGCGGTGTTGATGAACTTCAAGGCCGCGCCGATCTCGACGAGCCCGCCGACGACCTTGACCGAGTTCATCCAGTCGCCGCTCCGAGGCAGCTTCGAAAGCATGCCGGGCGCCAGCGCCAGCACGAAGAACGGCAACGCGACGACGGAGGCGAAGGTCGCCAGGCCAAGGATCGGATAGAGGAAATTGCCCCCCGCCGCCATGACCAGGAGCCCGCCGACGACCGGGAACGTGCAGGTGAATGACGTGATCGTCAGCGTGAGCGCCATGAAGAAGACGCCGATCAGGCCGCCCCGGCTCTCGCCGCGCGACGAGGCGTTGAGCACGAAGCTGGGCAGGCTCAACTCGAACACCCCGAGCAGGCTCATCCCGAAGGCCAGGAAGAGCCCGGCGACTGCCAGGTTCAGCCATGGGTTGTTGGCGAGGTTCTGAAGGAAGGCGGCCGAGAAGAAGAACGAGAAGAAGACCCCGACGGACGTGAAGATGCCGATGATCGCCAGGCAATAGGCGATCGCCAGCCCCGTCGTCTTTCCCGAGCCGTTCTGGCCCTGCTTGACGAAGAAGTTGACCGTGATCGGGATCATCGGCCAGACGCAGGGCATCGCCAGGGCGAACAGGCCGCCGATGGCCGACGCGATCAGAAACGGAATCAACCCCTGCTGAGCCGTGCGCGCGATCTCACTGATCGGCGCGTCCGCCTTGGCGGCCAGGGCCGGCGTTTCGGCCGACGCAACGACAGGGCCTGAGGTTGCGGCGATGGCTGGAGCTTCGGCGACGGCCGGCGTCTTGGCCTCGGCACCCGCCGGGGTCTCGCTGATCGGCGCGGCCGGCTTGGCGGCCGGGGCCGGCGTTTTGAACTCGGTCGCTGTCAGTTGTGGGGCCGAGGGAGCGGCCGGCGCGGGGGGGGCCGTCACGTTCGCGGCCGGGCCGTCGCCGGCGACGACGTTGATCTCGACGTCGGCGAGCGTCTGATAGACCGGGGGAAAGCACGAATTCTCGTTGCAGATCTGGTATCCAGCCTGGGAACGGAGCGTGTGCTTGCCGGGCTTTGCGTCGGACGGCACTTCGAGGTCGAGAGACCATGTCACTTCGTTCTCGAAGTACTCGACGATCACATTGTCGCCGAACGCCGGCTCCGGCTTGGCGACCGGGTCCTTGGACGACTTCCACTCCTTGGAAGGCCGAAGCGTGCCGGTGTCGAAGAAGTCGAACGAGGTCGGCGTCGGGCCGTTGCCAGGCACCCCCGGCTTGGCGAACTGGTAGACGTGAAGACCGGGATCGAGCTTGACCGTCACCTTGTATTTCACCGTCCGCCCGGGCTTCACATCCACGGGCTCGACGGTCGGGGTGAATGTCACGCCCTTGGGTCGGACGCGTGGATTACTGTCTTTCTTCGCGGGGCCCGCCGCCGAGTTTGGTGCGTCGAAATCGGCGCCGGCGGGAGCCTGGACCTCAGCCTTGGCCTTGCCGCCTCCGACGATGGTCACGACGGCGTCGGGCAACGTCCAGCGGCCCGCAATACTGCATTGCTTCGGGTTGCAAATCTGATAGTAGGCCTGGCACCGGACGGTCTTCTTGCCGGCTTCGGCGGTCGCCGGTATCTGGAGCGGGATGCTCCAGACGACCTCGTCCTCGAAGAATTGGAACACCTTGTTCTCGAAGGCCGGCTCGGCTTTCTCCTCGGGCTTCTTCGACGCCGACCAGTCGCCGGCCGTTTCGAGCCCGCCAGCGTCGAACAGGTCGAAGATCGTATTGCGGGGGCCGTCGCCAACTTGCTTCTCGGCCTGGGTGTAGATGTGCCAGGTCGGATTCAGCTTGACGTGGACACGGAACTGCACCGTGTCGCCGGGCTTGGCCTCGGCCGGTTCGATCGACGTCGTCAGGACGGCGTCCTTGGGCCTGGCCCGGACGCTGCTGTCCTTTTTCGCCGGCTGCGGCGGGTCGGCTTGCACCCGATCGACGGCGAGGCTGGTCAAGACGAGCCCGATTGCGATGGCTCGGACCGTTCCGCTTCGGCGTCCGAGCAGGCCGGGAGATTGAAGCTGCGGCATCGAGGGGGGCCCTGTGTGAATCGAATCGCGGCGCGCAGCCGCGAAGAACTCGTGTCGTTCGTCTCATCGTATGGCTTAAAAACCAGGGGGGCAAGTCGGACCACGAGCAGAGCGAGGCGGGTAGGTCCGCGATACTAACCATCATGACGCCGTGGAGACACCCGACCTCATGAGAATGGGGTGGC contains:
- a CDS encoding hydroxyacid dehydrogenase; protein product: MLTSMDQSGMRLLNEAAEVRTVSATDLVALEKEIQDVDGLILRTAGKIDGSVLDWAKRLKVVGRHGVGFDHIDIPAATQHGVQVVYTPGANTESVCEHVFAMMIGLSKHFPKMMRELIAGNYHARTSMRGREIAGKTLGIVGFGRIGRKLAEIAHLGFGMKVIYHDVVPAPEDVELRAAARRVEFDELLRTADYISMHVPLDATTRRMMNRQALAQVQTGCILINTSRGPVVDEEAVADALDAGLLWGYGGDVFDVEPPPLDHPLICRPDVMLTPHSAAQTEEGLKNMATGVARDVLAVLSGHTPEFPVNDPLEVERVRKELGLEPLYRSML
- a CDS encoding protein-disulfide reductase DsbD family protein gives rise to the protein MPQLQSPGLLGRRSGTVRAIAIGLVLTSLAVDRVQADPPQPAKKDSSVRARPKDAVLTTSIEPAEAKPGDTVQFRVHVKLNPTWHIYTQAEKQVGDGPRNTIFDLFDAGGLETAGDWSASKKPEEKAEPAFENKVFQFFEDEVVWSIPLQIPATAEAGKKTVRCQAYYQICNPKQCSIAGRWTLPDAVVTIVGGGKAKAEVQAPAGADFDAPNSAAGPAKKDSNPRVRPKGVTFTPTVEPVDVKPGRTVKYKVTVKLDPGLHVYQFAKPGVPGNGPTPTSFDFFDTGTLRPSKEWKSSKDPVAKPEPAFGDNVIVEYFENEVTWSLDLEVPSDAKPGKHTLRSQAGYQICNENSCFPPVYQTLADVEINVVAGDGPAANVTAPPAPAAPSAPQLTATEFKTPAPAAKPAAPISETPAGAEAKTPAVAEAPAIAATSGPVVASAETPALAAKADAPISEIARTAQQGLIPFLIASAIGGLFALAMPCVWPMIPITVNFFVKQGQNGSGKTTGLAIAYCLAIIGIFTSVGVFFSFFFSAAFLQNLANNPWLNLAVAGLFLAFGMSLLGVFELSLPSFVLNASSRGESRGGLIGVFFMALTLTITSFTCTFPVVGGLLVMAAGGNFLYPILGLATFASVVALPFFVLALAPGMLSKLPRSGDWMNSVKVVGGLVEIGAALKFINTAELAYVTPENAWFDAQFVLTAWIILSVVCGIYLLGLFRTDHDYDEVKVGPGRIIFGCMFLGLGLYMAPALFNKPPQGLIWDRLIVGILPPDSSEFSAPDVPLLAAGGESAREVKATSTDPVQAEREEKKLHGVIWGMSLDLAKEEAKTRKQPILIDFTGVNCANCRLMERRVLPRPDVVKLLKEFVTVQLYTDFVPIASLTADQREDLARKNQDRQLDLAAEQTNPFYVIIAPDGKILGSLGGYNEPAVFQDFLTKALGKAHGETNVAQANSR